A genome region from Carya illinoinensis cultivar Pawnee chromosome 2, C.illinoinensisPawnee_v1, whole genome shotgun sequence includes the following:
- the LOC122300929 gene encoding uncharacterized protein LOC122300929, translated as MEEDEDMHPPFWLQTTDNPRSRHRPSSRFLNSGLLLLLLLVIALFFFFVVIPSFLSSTSQIFRPHLVKKRWDSLNLFLVLFAIACGFLSRNTNNYSNNESSSYEDPSILNALLEANKSNPSTPHRWYELYADRSTAGHNDNHPMINRLRSSSSYPDLRQESAWVTVDERGRFYDDAQVSSHRFPGSDQVHYGHSRPEPQAEEEEEENSKTKTIDQVDTFVVYTEQFSSNSHPPPLPRDPRPPSPPQTAPPKLVKRRAKRTSYQALGEYHHEKIENLGKNDSEEAKNLQTLQSPPPPPLFQHTEEASTGGKNEKKRSSEGSSGAKDFLSSMRRRKKKQRQKSFENFDTILEPQPTSYLPLYPPPSPPPSLPSPPPPSSVFHILFSTKKGKTKQVKSDASPAPPPLPPARAKIVRAASTTKSGRGPITASKSPLPVKTNSFSGGNGNLRSCNESPLVPTPPSLPPFRMWGSKFVVHGDFVGTKSNTSSRSVSQGVDDDEEGNSSRGAAGKDGPVPTTMPMICPSPDVNTKADTFIAKFRAGLELEKMNSINERQGRGKFNTGPGQSPDAETVQGTGPIRV; from the coding sequence atggaagaagatgaagacatGCATCCACCATTTTGGCTACAAACCACCGACAATCCTCGCAGTCGCCACCGCCCATCGTCTCGCTTCCTCAACTCCGGTCTTCTTCTCCTACTTTTGTTAGTCAttgcccttttctttttcttcgtaGTAATCCCTTCGTTTCTGTCTTCCACCTCGCAAATATTTAGACCACATTTAGTGAAGAAAAGATGGGACTCCCTCAATCTATTTCTCGTTCTTTTCGCCATTGCTTGCGGATTCCTCAGCAGAAACACAAACAACTACAGCAACAACGAATCGAGCTCCTACGAAGATCCAAGCATTCTAAACGCATTGCTAGAGGCTAACAAGTCGAATCCATCAACCCCACATAGATGGTACGAATTATATGCAGATCGGAGTACGGCTGGTCATAACGATAATCACCCGATGATCAATAGGTTAAGGAGCAGCAGTTCGTACCCTGATCTACGTCAAGAGTCTGCGTGGGTAACCGTAGATGAACGGGGGCGATTCTACGATGATGCCCAAGTCAGTAGTCATCGGTTTCCGGGCTCGGATCAAGTGCATTACGGCCATTCTCGGCCAGAGCCTCAagcagaagaagaggaagaagaaaactcGAAGACGAAGACTATAGATCAGGTGGACACTTTTGTAGTCTATACAGAGCAATTTTCGTCAAACTCACATCCGCCACCGCTACCTCGGGATCCTAGGCCTCCGTCCCCACCTCAAACAGCGCCACCCAAGTTAGTTAAGCGCAGAGCAAAGAGAACATCATATCAAGCTCTTGGTGAATACCaccatgaaaaaattgaaaacctgGGAAAAAATGATTCAGAGGAAGCCAAGAATCTTCAAACCCTACAGTCACCACCACCGCCGCCATTGTTTCAACATACGGAAGAAGCGAGCACTGGAGGCAAGAATGAGAAGAAGAGGTCTTCAGAAGGCTCTTCTGGCGCCAAAGATTTCTTGAGCtcgatgaggaggaggaagaagaaacaaaGACAGAAGAGTTTCGAAAATTTCGACACCATACTAGAGCCCCAACCTACTTCCTATCTTCCTTTATACCCACCACCATCGCCCCCTCCATCTCTGCCGTCCCCTCCGCCTCCTTCGTCTGTGTTTCACATTCTGTTCTCTACCAAAAAGGGAAAGACCAAACAAGTTAAATCAGATGCATCACCGGCCCCGCCTCCGCTGCCACCAGCACGGGCCAAGATAGTGCGAGCAGCATCAACAACCAAATCTGGAAGAGGGCCTATTACGGCCAGTAAATCTCCGCTGCCAGTTAAGACAAACAGTTTCAGTGGTGGCAACGGAAACCTGAGATCCTGCAATGAGTCTCCACTGGTTCCGACACCTCCGTCACTGCCGCCGTTCAGAATGTGGGGCTCGAAGTTTGTGGTGCATGGTGACTTTGTTGGGACGAAAAGCAATACTAGCTCCCGAAGCGTTTCTCAGGGCGTAGATGATGATGAGGAGGGAAATTCTTCGAGAGGCGCAGCTGGAAAGGACGGTCCAGTTCCAACGACGATGCCGATGATCTGTCCGAGCCCGGATGTTAACACCAAAGCTGATACATTCATTGCAAAGTTTAGAGCTGGTTTGGAGTTGGAGAAGATGAATTCCATCAATGAGAGGCAAGGCAGGGGTAAATTCAATACAGGACCAGGACAAAGCCCAGATGCAGAAACCGTACAAGGAACAGGCCCAATTAGAGTTTGA
- the LOC122300926 gene encoding solute carrier family 25 member 44 yields MNLSAAEEESSGQEIHIPADIDWEMLDKSKFFFLGAALFSGVSGILYPVVVLKTRQQVAQSQVPGIKTAFWMVRNEGFRALYRGFGTSLTGTIPARALYMGALEVTKSNVGTATIGLGLSEPMAATIANAAAGLSAAMAAQLVWTPIDVVSQRLMVQGAVSFGHGGGNMNSGVAKASACKYLNGIDAFRKILNTDGPKGLYRGFGISILTYAPSNAVWWASYSVAQRMVWGGIGWYYCKKDEGGSNENRLRAFRPDSKTVMAVQGVSAAMAGGMSALITMPLDTIKTRLQVLDGEENGRRGPTVGQTIRNLVKEGGWTACYRGLGPRWASMSMSATTMITTYELLKRMSTKSQEALT; encoded by the coding sequence ATGAATTTGAGCGCGGCCGAAGAAGAATCGTCGGGGCAAGAGATTCACATCCCGGCTGATATCGACTGGGAAATGCTTGACAAGTCGAAGTTTTTCTTCCTCGGTGCCGCGCTCTTTTCGGGCGTATCGGGCATACTTTATCCGGTTGTGGTGTTGAAAACTAGGCAACAAGTAGCTCAATCCCAAGTTCCTGGCATCAAGACCGCTTTTTGGATGGTGAGGAATGAAGGGTTTCGGGCATTGTATAGAGGGTTTGGGACTTCTCTCACGGGCACGATCCCTGCCCGGGCTCTTTATATGGGGGCGCTAGAGGTTACGAAGAGTAACGTGGGAACAGCCACTATTGGTTTAGGGTTGTCGGAGCCAATGGCCGCAACAATCGCAAATGCTGCCGCTGGTTTGAGCGCGGCAATGGCTGCGCAACTTGTATGGACCCCAATTGATGTGGTGAGCCAAAGGCTGATGGTTCAAGGTGCCGTTAGTTTCGGCCATGGTGGTGGTAACATGAATTCAGGTGTTGCTAAAGCATCGGCGTGTAAATATCTTAATGGGATCGATGCATTTAGGAAGATTTTGAATACGGATGGGCCGAAGGGATTGTATCGGGGGTTCGGGATATCAATTTTGACGTATGCACCATCAAATGCAGTGTGGTGGGCGTCTTACTCTGTGGCACAAAGGATGGTTTGGGGTGGAATTGGGTGGTACTATTGCAAGAAAGATGAGGGTGGCAGCAATGAAAATAGGCTGAGAGCGTTTAGGCCAGATTCAAAAACAGTAATGGCGGTTCAGGGAGTCAGTGCAGCCATGGCGGGTGGCATGTCAGCTTTAATCACAATGCCACTCGATACAATTAAAACCAGGCTGCAAGTTTTGGATGGGGAAGAGAACGGACGTCGAGGACCAACTGTTGGACAGACAATCAGGAATTTGGTCAAGGAAGGCGGTTGGACGGCTTGTTACAGAGGATTGGGGCCTCGGTGGGCTTCAATGTCAATGTCTGCAACAACAATGATCACTACCTATGAGCTTCTGAAACGGATGTCGACAAAGAGTCAAGAGGCCTTGACATGA
- the LOC122300930 gene encoding threonine synthase, chloroplastic-like gives MAPFSISLSQSSHISLKPKTSPPKSHFVKSHFVQIKASAPSTPSPSTPPKPVVSKPRRPADENIRDEARRNNPTHSHRFSAKYVPFNADSSHSTESYSLDEIVYRSRSGGLLDVQHDMDALKNYDGIYWRELFDSRVGKTTWPYGSGVWSKKEWVLPEIDSDDIISAFEGNSNLFWAERFGKQFLGMNDLWVKHCGISHTGSFKDLGMTVLVSQVNRLRKMKRPVVGVGCASTGDTSAALSAYCAAAGIPSIVFLPANRISIAQLVQPIANGAFVLSLDTDFDGCMQLIREVTAELPIYLANSLNSLRLEGQKTAAIEILQQFDWNVPDWVIVPGGNLGNIYAFYKGFHMCKELGLVDRIPRLVCAQAANANPLYLHYQSGWKDFKPVKANSTFASAIQIGDPVSIDRAVYALRNSNGIVEEATEEELMDAMAQADSTGMFICPHTGVALTALIKLRNSGAIGPTDRTVVVSTAHGLKFTQSKIDYHSMNIKDMTCRLANPPVQVKADFGSVMDVLKKNLLSNCKAPNH, from the coding sequence ATGGCCCccttctccatctctctctctcaatcctcTCATATCTCCCTCAAACCCAAAACCTCTCCTCCCAAATCCCACTTCGTCAAATCCCATTTCGTTCAAATCAAAGCGTCCGCTCCCTCTACCCCCTCTCCATCAACCCCGCCGAAGCCAGTAGTCTCCAAACCCCGCCGCCCCGCCGACGAAAACATCCGCGATGAAGCCCGCCGGAATAACCCCACCCACTCCCACCGCTTCTCCGCCAAGTACGTCCCATTCAACGCAGACTCTTCCCACTCCACCGAGTCCTACTCCCTCGATGAGATCGTCTACCGCTCCCGATCCGGCGGCCTCCTCGACGTCCAGCACGACATGGACGCACTGAAAAACTACGACGGAATATACTGGCGTGAACTCTTCGACTCCCGAGTTGGCAAGACTACCTGGCCCTACGGCTCCGGCGTCTGGTCCAAGAAGGAGTGGGTCCTCCCCGAGATCGACAGCGACGACATCATCAGCGCATTCGAGGGCAACTCCAACTTATTCTGGGCCGAGCGTTTCGGGAAACAGTTTCTGGGAATGAACGATCTCTGGGTAAAACACTGCGGGATCAGCCACACTGGGAGTTTCAAGGATCTGGGCATGACCGTGCTGGTTAGCCAAGTCAATCGTCTCCGCAAAATGAAACGCCCGGTCGTCGGCGTCGGATGTGCCTCTACCGGAGACACCTCCGCCGCTCTCTCAGCATATTGCGCCGCTGCTGGAATCCCGTCCATTGTCTTCTTGCCCGCTAATCGAATCTCAATCGCTCAGCTGGTTCAACCAATTGCAAACGGTGCATTCGTCTTGAGCCTCGACACAGATTTCGACGGCTGTATGCAGTTAATTCGGGAGGTAACTGCCGAATTGCCGATTTATTTAGCGAATTCGTTGAATAGTTTGCGATTAGAGGGTCAAAAAACCGCTGCGATTGAGATCTTGCAACAGTTTGATTGGAACGTACCCGATTGGGTTATAGTTCCGGGCGGAAATCTCGgaaatatatatgcattttaCAAAGGGTTCCATATGTGTAAGGAGTTAGGGCTGGTTGATAGGATTCCCAGACTTGTTTGTGCTCAGGCGGCGAATGCGAACCCTCTTTACTTGCATTACCAATCGGGGTGGAAAGACTTCAAGCCCGTAAAGGCGAACTCCACGTTTGCGTCCGCCATTCAAATCGGGGATCCAGTTTCGATTGATAGAGCGGTATATGCACTCAGGAATTCTAATGGGATCGTCGAGGAGGCGACAGAGGAGGAACTGATGGACGCAATGGCGCAGGCGGATTCGACCGGGATGTTTATCTGTCCTCATACTGGGGTGGCGTTGACGGCCTTGATTAAGCTAAGGAATAGTGGGGCGATAGGGCCGACAGATCGGACGGTGGTGGTTAGCACGGCACACGGGTTGAAGTTCACGCAGTCGAAGATCGATTACCACTCCATGAATATCAAGGATATGACTTGCCGGCTGGCAAATCCACCAGTCCAGGTTAAGGCGGATTTTGGGTCGGTTATGGAtgttttgaagaagaatttgctgAGCAACTGCAAGGCACCCAATCACTAG
- the LOC122300928 gene encoding aminopeptidase M1-like isoform X2 — protein sequence METKRSWEQFKGQTRLPKFAIPKRYDLFLKPDLSACTFSGTVQVSLNIIEDTKFLVLNALEIVIQEVRFTDSNNQTYRSCDVVLEGDDEILVLVFNELLNIGEGVLWIEFSAALNEHLIGFYKCTYMDGGVKKNMAATQFEAVEARRCFPCWDEPALKATFKITLDVPSDLTALSNMPIADENLEGNIRTVYFEESPIMSTYLVAVVVGAFDYIEEMTADGIKVRAYCPVGKSDKGKFALDVAVKSLDIFAKYFSTPFPLPKLDMVAVPEFAGGAMENHGLITYRENELLYDELLSSAARKQRLVIVVSHEVAHHWFGNLVTMEWWTHLWLNEGFATWVSYMATDIIFPEWKIWTQFLKLTTYGLRVDALEQSHPIEVEVHHARSILEVADDISYNKGSAVIRMLQGYLGDHMFQKSLSSYIKRYAGKNAKTEDLWSILSEESGVQVNSMMEAWTKQKGYPVISVKSRDNILEFEQSQFLSSGLHDDRIWTVPITLSIGSYDRLKTLPLETRFGELDISEFVHSSDENSSSFKEKNEENCDEHLWVKVNIDQSGFYRVEYEDKLAARLRKAVEGNYLSEIDKFGILDDAYALCMACKQSLSLLLSLMDAYRKELDFVVLLKLIDVCYKVVQISVDAIPDLVNELKQFFMNLLLFSSEKSGWESISGESHLSALLRGEVLLALSTFGHDNTHKEAIRRFQAFLDDRNTPLLSADTKRAAYIAVMMNTSTTNRNGFESLLNVYKEANTVQEKEQVLCSIASCPDPNIVLEVLNFMLSDEVRDQDATYVLAGISLEGGEVAWRWLKENWELISNKYGGDGMLIHHLIQRVITLFCSNEKADEIEAFFESRKRPSFDMNLRQAIEQVRIKARWVENIRHEQPLRDLIKHLAHKK from the exons ATGGAGACGAAACGGAGCTGGGAGCAATTCAAAGGCCAAACAAGGCTGCCAAAATTCGCTATCCCAAAACGCTATGATCTTTTTCTCAAACCCGACCTCTCGGCTTGTACTTTTTCTGGTACCGTCCAAGTTAGCCTTAACATCATCGAAGATACAAAGTTCCTCGTCCTAAATGCTCTCGAAATTGTTATCCAGGAAGTCCGGTTCACTGACTCCAATAACCAA ACATATAGGTCGTGTGATGTTGTTTTGGAGGGTGATGATGAGATACTGGTGCTGGTTTTTAATGAGTTGCTTAATATTGGTGAAGGAGTTTTGTGGATTGAGTTTTCTGCGGCCCTTAACGAGCACTTGATTGGTTTCTATAAATG TACCTATATGGATGGTGGGGTGAAGAAGAATATGGCAGCCACTCAGTTTGAAGCTGTGGAGGCAAGGCGGTGCTTTCCTTGCTGGGATGAGCCTGCTCTTAAG GCCACATTCAAGATAACACTAGATGTGCCATCAGACTTGACAGCTTTGTCTAATATGCCAATTGCCgatgaaaatcttgaaggaAATATCAGGACTGTTTACTTTGAGGAATCTCCAATCATGTCAACCTATTTGGTGGCTGTTGTTGTTGGTGCCTTTGATTATATTGAAGAAATGACAGCTGATG GGATTAAGGTTCGTGCATATTGTCCTGTTGGAAAGAGTGATAAAGGGAAGTTTGCTTTAGATGTTGCTGTAAAGTCACTCGATATATTTGCAAA GTACTTCTCAACTCCTTTCCCACTTCCAAAACTGGATATGGTTGCCGTCCCTGAATTTGCTGGTGGGGCTATGGAGAATCACGGGTTGATCACATACCGTGAAAATGAGCTACTTTACGATGAGTTGCTTTCTTCAGCAGCTAGGAAACAACGT CTCGTAATTGTTGTGTCACATGAAGTGGCCCATCATTGGTTTGGCAATCTGGTAACAATGGAGTGGTGGACTCATTTATGGCTTAATGAGGGATTTGCAACATGG GTAAGTTATATGGCCACTGACATCATATTTCCAGAGTGGAAAATATGGACTCAGTTTCTTAAACTAACAACTTATGGCCTACGTGTGGATGCACTGGAACAATCACATCCAATTGAG gtGGAGGTACATCATGCTCGTTCCATACTAGAAGTAGCCGATGATATCAGCTACAATAAGGGATCTGCTGTCATTCGAATGTTGCAGGGTTATCTTGGTGATCATATGTTCCAG AAATCTTTAAGTTCATACATAAAAAGATATGCTGGAAAAAATGCAAAGACTGAAGATTTATGGAGCATTCTTTCAGAGGAATCTGGTGTGCAAGTCAACTCAATGATGGAAGCTTGGACAAAGCAAAAGGGATATCCAGTTATCTCTGTAAAATCCAGAGATAACATTTTGGAGTTTGAACAG TCGCAATTCTTGTCATCTGGTTTGCATGATGACAGAATATGGACTGTTCCAATAACCTTGTCCATTGGGTCATATGACAGGCTCAAGACTCTCCCTCTGGAAACGAGGTTTGGGGAATTGGATATATCTGAATTCGTCCATTCTTCAGATGAAAATTCAAGCTCATTCAAGGAAAAGAATGAAGAGAATTGTGATGAACATTTATGGGTCAAGGTTAACATTGATCAGAGTGGTTTCTACAGGGTTGAATATGAAGACAAGCTGGCAGCCCGGCTTAGGAAAGCCGTGGAGGGAAATTACTTGTCAGAAATAGATAAGTTCG GAATTTTGGATGATGCATATGCTCTATGTATGGCTTGCAAACAATCACTCTCATTGTTACTTTCCTTGATGGATGCATACAGGAAAGAGCTTGATTTTGTTGTGCTGTTGAAACTCATTGAC GTATGTTATAAAGTTGTGCAGATCTCAGTTGATGCCATCCCAGATCTAGTGAATGAGTTGAAACAATTTTTCATGAATCTTCTCCTGTTTTCCTCAga AAAGTCTGGCTGGGAATCAATTTCTGGAGAGAGTCATTTAAGTGCACTACTAAGAGGAGAAGTCCTTTTGGCCTTGTCTACTTTTGGCCATGATAACACTCACAAGGAAGCAATACGGCGCTTTCAGGCATTTTTGGATGATAGAAATACTCCACTCCTTTCAGCTGACACTAAAAGG GCTGCTTACATTGCTGTAATGATGAACACTAGCACCACGAACAGGAATGGGTTTGAGTCCCTATTGAATGTTTATAAAGAGGCGAATACTGTACAGGAGAAAGAACAGGTCTTAT GTTCTATTGCATCTTGTCCAGACCCAAATATAGTCCTTGAGGTTCTGAACTTCATGTTGTCTGATGAG GTTCGGGATCAAGATGCCACTTACGTGCTAGCTGGAATAAGCTTGGAAGGCGGTGAAGTAGCATGGAGATGGTTGAAG GAAAATTGGGAGTTGATCTCCAACAAATATGGTGGTGACGGAATGCTAATCCACCATTTAATTCAGCGTGTTATCACTTTG TTCTGCAGCAATGAAAAGGCAGATGAGATAGAAGCATTTTTTGAAAGCCGCAAGCGTCCTTCTTTTGATATGAATTTGAGGCAAGCCATTGAGCAAGTCCGAATCAAAGCGAGGTGGGTTGAGAACATAAGGCATGAACAACCTCTACGAGACCTAATCAAACACTTGGCTCACAAGAAATAA
- the LOC122300928 gene encoding aminopeptidase M1-like isoform X1 → METKRSWEQFKGQTRLPKFAIPKRYDLFLKPDLSACTFSGTVQVSLNIIEDTKFLVLNALEIVIQEVRFTDSNNQTYRSCDVVLEGDDEILVLVFNELLNIGEGVLWIEFSAALNEHLIGFYKCTYMDGGVKKNMAATQFEAVEARRCFPCWDEPALKATFKITLDVPSDLTALSNMPIADENLEGNIRTVYFEESPIMSTYLVAVVVGAFDYIEEMTADGIKVRAYCPVGKSDKGKFALDVAVKSLDIFAKYFSTPFPLPKLDMVAVPEFAGGAMENHGLITYRENELLYDELLSSAARKQRLVIVVSHEVAHHWFGNLVTMEWWTHLWLNEGFATWVSYMATDIIFPEWKIWTQFLKLTTYGLRVDALEQSHPIEAYICTCVEYYLEEGGVTVEVHHARSILEVADDISYNKGSAVIRMLQGYLGDHMFQKSLSSYIKRYAGKNAKTEDLWSILSEESGVQVNSMMEAWTKQKGYPVISVKSRDNILEFEQSQFLSSGLHDDRIWTVPITLSIGSYDRLKTLPLETRFGELDISEFVHSSDENSSSFKEKNEENCDEHLWVKVNIDQSGFYRVEYEDKLAARLRKAVEGNYLSEIDKFGILDDAYALCMACKQSLSLLLSLMDAYRKELDFVVLLKLIDVCYKVVQISVDAIPDLVNELKQFFMNLLLFSSEKSGWESISGESHLSALLRGEVLLALSTFGHDNTHKEAIRRFQAFLDDRNTPLLSADTKRAAYIAVMMNTSTTNRNGFESLLNVYKEANTVQEKEQVLCSIASCPDPNIVLEVLNFMLSDEVRDQDATYVLAGISLEGGEVAWRWLKENWELISNKYGGDGMLIHHLIQRVITLFCSNEKADEIEAFFESRKRPSFDMNLRQAIEQVRIKARWVENIRHEQPLRDLIKHLAHKK, encoded by the exons ATGGAGACGAAACGGAGCTGGGAGCAATTCAAAGGCCAAACAAGGCTGCCAAAATTCGCTATCCCAAAACGCTATGATCTTTTTCTCAAACCCGACCTCTCGGCTTGTACTTTTTCTGGTACCGTCCAAGTTAGCCTTAACATCATCGAAGATACAAAGTTCCTCGTCCTAAATGCTCTCGAAATTGTTATCCAGGAAGTCCGGTTCACTGACTCCAATAACCAA ACATATAGGTCGTGTGATGTTGTTTTGGAGGGTGATGATGAGATACTGGTGCTGGTTTTTAATGAGTTGCTTAATATTGGTGAAGGAGTTTTGTGGATTGAGTTTTCTGCGGCCCTTAACGAGCACTTGATTGGTTTCTATAAATG TACCTATATGGATGGTGGGGTGAAGAAGAATATGGCAGCCACTCAGTTTGAAGCTGTGGAGGCAAGGCGGTGCTTTCCTTGCTGGGATGAGCCTGCTCTTAAG GCCACATTCAAGATAACACTAGATGTGCCATCAGACTTGACAGCTTTGTCTAATATGCCAATTGCCgatgaaaatcttgaaggaAATATCAGGACTGTTTACTTTGAGGAATCTCCAATCATGTCAACCTATTTGGTGGCTGTTGTTGTTGGTGCCTTTGATTATATTGAAGAAATGACAGCTGATG GGATTAAGGTTCGTGCATATTGTCCTGTTGGAAAGAGTGATAAAGGGAAGTTTGCTTTAGATGTTGCTGTAAAGTCACTCGATATATTTGCAAA GTACTTCTCAACTCCTTTCCCACTTCCAAAACTGGATATGGTTGCCGTCCCTGAATTTGCTGGTGGGGCTATGGAGAATCACGGGTTGATCACATACCGTGAAAATGAGCTACTTTACGATGAGTTGCTTTCTTCAGCAGCTAGGAAACAACGT CTCGTAATTGTTGTGTCACATGAAGTGGCCCATCATTGGTTTGGCAATCTGGTAACAATGGAGTGGTGGACTCATTTATGGCTTAATGAGGGATTTGCAACATGG GTAAGTTATATGGCCACTGACATCATATTTCCAGAGTGGAAAATATGGACTCAGTTTCTTAAACTAACAACTTATGGCCTACGTGTGGATGCACTGGAACAATCACATCCAATTGAG GCATACATATGCACGTGTGTTGAGTACTACCTAGAAGAAGGGGGGGTGACA gtGGAGGTACATCATGCTCGTTCCATACTAGAAGTAGCCGATGATATCAGCTACAATAAGGGATCTGCTGTCATTCGAATGTTGCAGGGTTATCTTGGTGATCATATGTTCCAG AAATCTTTAAGTTCATACATAAAAAGATATGCTGGAAAAAATGCAAAGACTGAAGATTTATGGAGCATTCTTTCAGAGGAATCTGGTGTGCAAGTCAACTCAATGATGGAAGCTTGGACAAAGCAAAAGGGATATCCAGTTATCTCTGTAAAATCCAGAGATAACATTTTGGAGTTTGAACAG TCGCAATTCTTGTCATCTGGTTTGCATGATGACAGAATATGGACTGTTCCAATAACCTTGTCCATTGGGTCATATGACAGGCTCAAGACTCTCCCTCTGGAAACGAGGTTTGGGGAATTGGATATATCTGAATTCGTCCATTCTTCAGATGAAAATTCAAGCTCATTCAAGGAAAAGAATGAAGAGAATTGTGATGAACATTTATGGGTCAAGGTTAACATTGATCAGAGTGGTTTCTACAGGGTTGAATATGAAGACAAGCTGGCAGCCCGGCTTAGGAAAGCCGTGGAGGGAAATTACTTGTCAGAAATAGATAAGTTCG GAATTTTGGATGATGCATATGCTCTATGTATGGCTTGCAAACAATCACTCTCATTGTTACTTTCCTTGATGGATGCATACAGGAAAGAGCTTGATTTTGTTGTGCTGTTGAAACTCATTGAC GTATGTTATAAAGTTGTGCAGATCTCAGTTGATGCCATCCCAGATCTAGTGAATGAGTTGAAACAATTTTTCATGAATCTTCTCCTGTTTTCCTCAga AAAGTCTGGCTGGGAATCAATTTCTGGAGAGAGTCATTTAAGTGCACTACTAAGAGGAGAAGTCCTTTTGGCCTTGTCTACTTTTGGCCATGATAACACTCACAAGGAAGCAATACGGCGCTTTCAGGCATTTTTGGATGATAGAAATACTCCACTCCTTTCAGCTGACACTAAAAGG GCTGCTTACATTGCTGTAATGATGAACACTAGCACCACGAACAGGAATGGGTTTGAGTCCCTATTGAATGTTTATAAAGAGGCGAATACTGTACAGGAGAAAGAACAGGTCTTAT GTTCTATTGCATCTTGTCCAGACCCAAATATAGTCCTTGAGGTTCTGAACTTCATGTTGTCTGATGAG GTTCGGGATCAAGATGCCACTTACGTGCTAGCTGGAATAAGCTTGGAAGGCGGTGAAGTAGCATGGAGATGGTTGAAG GAAAATTGGGAGTTGATCTCCAACAAATATGGTGGTGACGGAATGCTAATCCACCATTTAATTCAGCGTGTTATCACTTTG TTCTGCAGCAATGAAAAGGCAGATGAGATAGAAGCATTTTTTGAAAGCCGCAAGCGTCCTTCTTTTGATATGAATTTGAGGCAAGCCATTGAGCAAGTCCGAATCAAAGCGAGGTGGGTTGAGAACATAAGGCATGAACAACCTCTACGAGACCTAATCAAACACTTGGCTCACAAGAAATAA